DNA sequence from the Cupriavidus oxalaticus genome:
TCAATGTCAGCTCGCTGGTGGAGATGGTCGACTATGCGCGGCGCCACCAGCTGGTGTGGTGAAGGGCTGCATCAGCGCGTGCAAAGCGCGTCCCTGACGAGCATCGCCGCCGCCTCATTGCCGGGCTTGCCGAGGTCGTAGTGCAGCGTGCAGGCATCGCCGCCGGCCTGGCTCCACCGCGCCGTCAGCGTGCCGGCATCCTCCGCCAGCCCGCGCACCAGCACGCGGCCAGCCTGCGCCACGGTCCCGACCGGCTTGCCATCGGCATTGAACACTTCGGCGCCGAACGGCACCGGTGCGCCATCCGGCAGGCGCGTGCGCAGGATGGCCGCGCGGCCGGGATTTTCGGTTTCGAAGCGCACCCGCACCACGGCGCCCGCGGTGGGCGCGATCCGCTGCTGCGTCGACTTGAGTGCGACCTCCAGCGGCAGGCCCTGCGGGTCGATCTCGATTTCGTTGCGCGCGAACGGCACCAGGTTCGATACCACGGCATGGCCCCACGGGTCGACACGCAGCCCCGCGCCATTGGCCAGGCGCGCGCCTGCGGCGTCCTTGGCCTCGACCACCGCGACCGTATCGCCGAGGGAAGGCGAAAACGCCACGCCATCCGCATAGGCCACGATGCCGCCGGAAATGCCTGCGCCGGTCTGCGTATAGGCGCTACTCCTGGACGCGCTGGCGGTCATCGTTGCAAACGGCGAGACATAGGCGACGCTGCCGCCGATACTGTTCGAACTGCCGGAGCCGCCGCCGGTATGGCCGGCATTGAGCGCGTAGCTGAAGGCATTGTCGCTGCCGAGCGTGCCGGTCACCGTCTCCTGTGCCGTGAAGGTGCCGTCGGAGCCGCGCTCGACGCTGGTCAGCGAGTAGGGAGCATGTGCCGACTTGCCGAGCGGCAGGCCGACGGTCAGCATCACGCGGGTGTCCCACTTGCCGGTGGCGACATTCAGCTGCCGCGACGCCGACACGCCGTAGGCGATGGCGCGGTAAGCATTGTTGTAGCCGGCCTGGAACTGGCTGACGGTGCCGCTTCCCTGCCAGTAGCTCTGCACCGATCCGGTCAGGTAGAAATTGCCATATCCGGGCGGCAAGGCCTGGTTGATGCTCAGCTGCAGCTTGCCGCGCGCGGTCGGCAGGCTCGGTAGCCTCCCCGCCTCGTCAAGCGCGAGCCAGGACATGGCATCGGCGAGGCCCAGGTAGCCGCGGCTGGAGTACCGGTATGCCGCTACCGAGAAATTGGTGTTGGTCGGCGCGACCAGCTTGCTGTAGCTCAGCCGCACGCTCTGGCCGCTGCGGTCCGGTTGACCCTGCAGCCGCGTGCTGGCATGCGTGATGTCTGCGCCGAAAGCGCCCAGGTCGGTATTCAGCGCGACACCTGCGACGATCGCGCCGTAGCCTTGCGCGGCCACGAAACCACCGTAGCCGGTGACCATATTGGTGAAGCCGTGCAGGTAAGTGCCCTGCAGCAGCAGCGTCGAGCCCTGCAGCACGGTGTTGCGGTACTTGCCGGCGGTGACGCTGTAGCGGCTCTGGCCGGCGCGCAGGGCGTTCACCGCGGCGGCGTAAGGCATGGTCGATACGTGCACGCTGCCGTCCGCCTCGGTGACCACGATTTCGATGTCGCCGCCATAGCCGGTCGGGTACAGGTCATCGATCTCGAACGGCCCCGGCGCCACCGTGGTCTCGTAGAGGATGTTGCCTTGCTGGCGGATCTGCACGCGGGCGTTGCTGCGCGCGATACCGCGCACGATGGGGGCATAGCCGCGCAGCGATTCGGGATACATCCGGTCGTCGCTGGCCAGGCGCACGCCGCGAAAGCCGATGCTGTCGAACAGGGCGCCGTCGGTAAAGGCATCGCCGATCACCAGCTGGCTTTTCCAGGGCGCAATGGCGCGCTGCAGGTTGGTCAGCACGCTCTGGTAGCGCGTGCCTTGCCGTTCGTCGCGGTTCAGGCTGCCCTGGTGGCTGAAGCGCCATGGTCCCACGTTGATGCCGGCGTTCAGGCCCACATAGGCCTGCGTGGTCGACAGGCTGGATGCGTCGGAGTGATAGATGTTGGCGTTGTACTGCAGGCGCGCCGCCGGCACGCCGTCGTCCCAGTTCTCCGGGCTGACGTAACCGCGCGCGCGGCGCACCATCGCGGCCTGCGGCACGCTGACGTCGAGCCGCTGCTCGCCGTTGTCGAAGCTCGCGGTGGCGTCGGCGATCAGCGCCGGCAGCGGCTGGCAGCCGTCGCCGTCCAGCGATGCAGCAGCCGGCAGCCTGGCCAGGTCGACGCCGATGCGCTCCAGCAGGCTGCGATCGAAGCATGGCACCGCAGGGGCAGCGGGGTCGCCGGACTGGCGCAGCTCCACGTCGGCGCGGCCCAGCCAGATTTCGTTGACATACAACTCGGCACGGTAGTGGCCGGGCAGCGCCGGATTGCCCTTGCTGAAGCGGCTCAGGTCCGCAACGCCGCCCGCCGTGCCCTGCAGGAAGGTATCGCTGAATTCCACGTCCTGCGGGGAGCGGGCAGGAAGCGGGCTGGTGTCAGGCTGTCCGGCTGCGCCTGCGCCGCTGGCGAACAGGGCCAGCAGCACGGCAGGAAGCGGACACAGGCGAAACGGGACGTGGCGGGGAGGGAGTGGCAGCATGGCACTGGCGTGTCGACGATGGCCGCACGCAGCCGCCGGCAGCCGGCGCGGCGGCTGCCGAGAGGGCGTAACGGACCGTGGGGTTGAGTGAGGGCTAGCGGGAGCCCGAGGCGCTCAGCGGCGCGCTGAATTTGTCCCTGCCGCCGAAGTCGTTGATGCAGTGCACGCGTACGGTGGCGCCGGCAGGGTTGCGGACCTCGGTGTCCAGGTGGAAGGCGGTGGTGGCGCCAGGCGCAATCATGTCCAGGTCTGTCGCCTTGGCAAGGTGCTCGCCGGCGATGACTTCGACGGTGACCGGCGACACGTGGTAAGGCGTCGGGTTATGTGCCACCAGCACGGGTTTGCCGTCGCGGCTGCCCAGTTCCCAGCGCAACGCAGCCGGCGCCTCCGTGGCGTTGCCCGGCAGCCCGGCAGGGCGGAAAAACAGCTTGAAGCGCGAACGGAACGCCATTTGCAGCGAGTTGGCGCCGGCTTCATCGGCGGAAGGCTTCGGCGGGATTTCAAGCACGTTGAGCCAGAACAGCGATTCCTTGTCCTGTGGCAGCGGCTCGCCGGTATAGAGGATGCGCAGCGTCTGGCCCTTGCCCGGGTCGATGCGCGCGATCGGCGGCGTGATGGTGAAGGGAACCTCGATCGAGGTAGGCGTCGGGGTCGCCGTCCCGGCATCGACCCACGCCTGCGTCAGCGCGGGCGATTGCCCTTCGTTTGTCAGCTTTAGCGTGACTTCCTTGTCCGTGGCGCGATAGACCACGCGCGTGCCGCCGACGATGACGGAGGCGCTGACGGGCAATGCGCACGACAGCGCCAGCGCGGCCATGGCGGTGGCCAGCAAGTTTCGCAGGGGTGTGGACAGCATGTTGAGGCCGGAAAGCAGGGCTGAAGGAACCAGTCGTCGGCAGGACCGGCAAGCACAGCGGAGGGGAATGGAGCGGCACGCGCCGCCAACATGGCGCGTGCCGAAGCACCGGACCGCGCCACAAGTGCGCCAGGCCCGGAATCGGATTTGCCCTTCAGGGAAATCTCAGGAACGCGTCGGCGTCACGGATACGCGATGGTGTACATCACGCTGGAATTGGCTGCGCCCGAAGTGGCCTGGCCGGTGGCGACATACTCGGCAAAGTAGGACAGGGTGGCCGCGCCGCTGGCCAGGGGCACCGCCAGCGAATTCTGGGCGCTGTCCGCAAAGCCGGCCTTGATCTGGGAGAAGTCGGCATTGAGCAGCCCGATCTGCACGTTGGTCGCCGTGCCGGTGCCGCTGTTGATCACCAGGTTGCCGGTGCTGGCGTCGGTGGTCGGGCCCGGTTCGAAATAGGTATGGACCGCGCCGGTATCCGCATCGCAGTTCAGCGCAATGGTGAACGGGGTGCGGCCGGCGCGCGCACCAGCCGCGTCCAGCGTCTTTGCCGAGACGGTCGGCAGCGTGACCGTGAACGACTTCGAGCCGGTGCCGTTGCCATTGATCTCGCACGAGGTGGGGGTGATGTTGCCGTTGAAGGTAATGGTGCCGTCGACGGCATGCGCGGCTTGCGACGCGAAGACGATGCCGGCGGCAAGCGCCACCGGTGCAAATGCAAATTTCATGTCAGTTCTCTTGATTGTGGAAGACGGGCCGCGGCATGATTGCTGCGGCACGCGGGCGTTCCAAGGCACCGGCTGGATCGTGAAATCGGAAATGCCTTGTGAACCGGGGCCAGTGTAGGAATACGGCGATACGCCCACCGTGCGAAACTTCCGAGCGAGCTGAGCGAATTGGCCGAATTTGCCTGGTCAACTAGCCGGACTGGTGACTTGCGTCGTTCGATGTGGTCGGAAGCCGATTTGCCC
Encoded proteins:
- a CDS encoding fimbria/pilus periplasmic chaperone is translated as MLSTPLRNLLATAMAALALSCALPVSASVIVGGTRVVYRATDKEVTLKLTNEGQSPALTQAWVDAGTATPTPTSIEVPFTITPPIARIDPGKGQTLRILYTGEPLPQDKESLFWLNVLEIPPKPSADEAGANSLQMAFRSRFKLFFRPAGLPGNATEAPAALRWELGSRDGKPVLVAHNPTPYHVSPVTVEVIAGEHLAKATDLDMIAPGATTAFHLDTEVRNPAGATVRVHCINDFGGRDKFSAPLSASGSR
- a CDS encoding fimbria/pilus outer membrane usher protein, which codes for MLPLPPRHVPFRLCPLPAVLLALFASGAGAAGQPDTSPLPARSPQDVEFSDTFLQGTAGGVADLSRFSKGNPALPGHYRAELYVNEIWLGRADVELRQSGDPAAPAVPCFDRSLLERIGVDLARLPAAASLDGDGCQPLPALIADATASFDNGEQRLDVSVPQAAMVRRARGYVSPENWDDGVPAARLQYNANIYHSDASSLSTTQAYVGLNAGINVGPWRFSHQGSLNRDERQGTRYQSVLTNLQRAIAPWKSQLVIGDAFTDGALFDSIGFRGVRLASDDRMYPESLRGYAPIVRGIARSNARVQIRQQGNILYETTVAPGPFEIDDLYPTGYGGDIEIVVTEADGSVHVSTMPYAAAVNALRAGQSRYSVTAGKYRNTVLQGSTLLLQGTYLHGFTNMVTGYGGFVAAQGYGAIVAGVALNTDLGAFGADITHASTRLQGQPDRSGQSVRLSYSKLVAPTNTNFSVAAYRYSSRGYLGLADAMSWLALDEAGRLPSLPTARGKLQLSINQALPPGYGNFYLTGSVQSYWQGSGTVSQFQAGYNNAYRAIAYGVSASRQLNVATGKWDTRVMLTVGLPLGKSAHAPYSLTSVERGSDGTFTAQETVTGTLGSDNAFSYALNAGHTGGGSGSSNSIGGSVAYVSPFATMTASASRSSAYTQTGAGISGGIVAYADGVAFSPSLGDTVAVVEAKDAAGARLANGAGLRVDPWGHAVVSNLVPFARNEIEIDPQGLPLEVALKSTQQRIAPTAGAVVRVRFETENPGRAAILRTRLPDGAPVPFGAEVFNADGKPVGTVAQAGRVLVRGLAEDAGTLTARWSQAGGDACTLHYDLGKPGNEAAAMLVRDALCTR
- a CDS encoding fimbrial protein, which codes for MKFAFAPVALAAGIVFASQAAHAVDGTITFNGNITPTSCEINGNGTGSKSFTVTLPTVSAKTLDAAGARAGRTPFTIALNCDADTGAVHTYFEPGPTTDASTGNLVINSGTGTATNVQIGLLNADFSQIKAGFADSAQNSLAVPLASGAATLSYFAEYVATGQATSGAANSSVMYTIAYP